One Lentimicrobiaceae bacterium genomic window, TGAATTGTTAATTTGTGTTTAACTATTTTATTGAACTTGTATTCATACTTTCATTGCAACTAATAAAGAAATCGCTCTTCAGATCCTTTATCCCGATAATTTGTCCTCCTTTATAAATATCCAAAGGCTGCTGCGCTTTGGTATCATCGGGTTCAACAACTCCGGTAATCTTAATTTCAGTGCGACGATTATCCTGATGTTCCTGATCTGTACATTTAACTCCATCTGCACAGCGGTTTACAAGTTTATATTCACCATAACCTTTAGCCGTTATACGAGAATCAGAAATTCCACGGCTGATAATATAAGCAACGGCAGATTCAGCTCTGCGGTCCGATAACCGCTCATTATATTTAAAGCTACCCCTGGAATCAGTGTGCGAACCAAGTTCTACAATAATTCCCGGATTTTCGTTAAGAAAAGCAACTACTTTATCCAGCTCAACAGAAGCATCAGAACGAATATTCCATTTGTCGAAGTCGTAATAAATATTTTCTAATCTGAAAATTTGATCAACCTTATATTTTCCAAGAAGTAAATCCCTGTTTTCCAGCGTTGCTTCTTTTGTTCCGGCAGGAATTTCCACTGTAAGACAATCATGAGAATAACCATTTTTCATAGCTTTCATCACAAAAGTAGTTCCGGGTTTAACTTTAATTTCATAATACCCTTTGGCATCAGTCTTTAAGATGGCTACTTCATCAGTCAGCGTATTCCACGCAAAAACAGTGCTATTCGATAACAATTCCAATGACTCCTTTTCTCTCACAAGACCTGAAACCATAACAAAATCAGGAAGTCTTTCCTTGATAGTAATCATATAAATATCATCCTCACCTTTTCCACCCTGGCGGTTAGAGCTAATCATTCCCACTGTTTCATCATCACCGATTACGATACCAAAATCGTCGGCAGGCGAATTAACAGGAGCTTTAAGATTTTCAGGAGAAGTCCAGCCTGCGTTCAATTTATAAGATTTATACACATCGAGGCTGCCCAAACCGGGGAGTCCGTTTGAAGAAAAGTACAATATACTATCCTTATGAATATATGGAAACATTTCATTGCCAAAAGTATTGATGGAAGCGCCCAGATTTTCAGCGGGGCCCCATTTATCACCTTCACGTTTCACACAGTACAAATCAGTTCCACCAAATCCTCCGGGCATATCTGAAACAAAATACATAGTTTGGCCATCGGCAGTAAGCGTAGGATGCCCAACTGACCATGAATCATTATTTAAATAAAATGGTTCTGGTTCTGCCCACTTATTATCGGCGTAAGTACTGGAAAATATTTTAAGCTTATTGGTGTAATATCTTGTTGAGTCAAGCTCACCAGATTTTCTATTTACGCGGGTAAAATAAATGGTGTTAAAATCGTTGGTAAAGGAGGCGGGGCCATCATGATAGGGCTGGTTAATTGCAGCCGCATATAATGAAGGGCTTCCCGGGAGGAGTTGTTCATTTCCTTCTGTTTTATTGAGTTTTGAGTAGAATAGGTCAAGATAATATGCCCCAGTCCACCCAAACCTTTTTTCTCCAGATTTTGCATTACGATCTGACGTAAAAACAATGCCATCTTTATAGTATACGGGAGAGAAATCAGCAAACGAAGAATTTACATTTTCAGCATTGATCAACTCGTAGTCGTATTCAGGCATGGTCCACTGCTTGACTTCATTACTGTAAGTTGCAAAAAGCAGCCCTCGATTGTCGGTTGAGTCAAGGGAAGCATATTTTGAAAATAATGCGGAGGCTTCATCATAACGACCAAGGCTGCGCAATGCCTGAGCATAATTAAAATAAACCAGTGGTTCAACGGGTCCTTGTGCAATTGCTTTTTCATACCATTTAGCCGAAGCCTCAAAATTACTGGTAAGTCTGTAACAATCGCCAAGGCGGGTTAAAGCATGCATAACATGCTTGTTATTTTTATCTGCAAGCTTTTGATAAAAAGGGATTGCTTTAGCATAATTATAAGCTGTAAAAAGCCTGTCAGCTTTCCCCTTCTGAGCCACTACCTGACTTCCTGAGATAACCATCAACAGCAGTGCAAGTAACCAATATTTTGTTTTCATAGTTTTATTTTTAACTCAATAACATTCCGTTTAAGTCAGAACACTACTAGAAATACCGAGGAGTAAGCATCCTTGGTTTGAATAAATTCAAATCATATGACACCATGAATTCATGTGAACCTTGCGAATGCGTTTTCATTTCATTAAGATATGTGTCATAAGAATAACCTAAACGCCAGTTTTCAGACAGATTAAATTCAATCATAAAAACAATTGCATTTTTGCTGGTTATGGCATTTTTATTTGTACGGTAAGACGTTCCAAGCCAGAATAAATTATTAAACAGGAAGCTGACATTCAAATCCATGTTCAGCGGAGCATTTTCAGTATATTTAAACATCATGCCAGGTCTGAACACAATCCTGTCACTTAAAGGAATAGCAGCACCTGCCATTCCATAAAAATGCCTGGCCAATGTAGCATAGGTAGTCAGTCCGTTTTCAAAGTCCACTTTACCATATTGGCTCTCAAACAACTGCTTTGAAGAAACTCCCAGGTAGTAAGACTTGGTGTAGTAATAAATTCCGAAGTTAGCATCGGGTTGCAACTTATTGCGAGGTTGACTCATCGTTACCTGATCATCCTGATCGCGTACATCTAGCTTATTCCAGTCGACATTAACCTGATTAAATCCCGCCTGCAATCCTAAGGACAAAATACCATTAAGCAATCTGACCCTGTATGCATAATTACCCATGAACCCGACATCGGTAAATGGTCCGGTTTGATCAGCATAAGCATAAAACCCAATACCGATATTTTCATTACGCAATGGTGTATGTGCACTAAACGTCAACGTTCGTGGTGCTCCATCGCCGAATCCAACCCATTGATACCTGTTGAGCAAGGTCATGGTCAATACATCACGGCTACCTGAGTATGCAGGATTAATGACCAAACGATTGAACATAAACTGGCTGTAAAGCGCATCGCGTTGTGCCATAGCGCTTACTGTTACCAGAAACAGTCCTAAAATAATTGCTAGTTTTTTCATATTACTAACGGGTATTTAATTTCCCTTATTCTTTTGTTTTGCTTTCAATGACTTACCCTTGTATACTTACCGGCAACAAACTTTGTTATAATCTGCCACCGGTAAGTATCTTCAGGATAATTTATTTGTTGCCGTGAATTATCACCCAACCTGTATAAACCTGCCCAATAGACCTAAGTTTCACGATATAGTAATAGGTTGCATTGGGTAGCTTTTCGCCGTTTTTATTTGTTCCGTCCCATACTACAGTGGAATTGTCATAGTTTTCAAAATACCTGATTTGATCGCCCCAACGGTTAAAGAGGAGGACTTCATTATCATTGTATTCTTCAATTCCGTCAATTATCCAGCTGTCATTCTTACCATCATTGTTTGGTGTAATGGCATTGTAAATAACAACAGGATTACGACCTGGGTCTGGAACAATTATAATCGTTGAGGTTGCTGTATCAGCAATTGCGATTCCGTTAAGGTCATATAGCCTGTATGTAAACTCATCCTGACCTACAAAATCTGTAGATGGAGTATAGGTAACTGTGTTATCTGAGTGTAACTCAATAAAACCATTTGAGGGCTGAGTCAGGATTTCAATAGCTACTGAAACTCCCTCTGGAATAATGTCGTTCTCTATATTCAGGATTAAACGAGGAGTATTTACCAAGGTAGTGTCCGAATCATTTTCAGCAATCAGACGAAGTTGACCCGATGATTCAATTACTATGGTGACTGTTGCCTCGTCGCAAGCATTTAAGAAATCGCAAACAGTATAGTTGAATACATCAGTTCCAAAATAGCCGGCCTCAGGGGTGTACATGATACTACCTGTTTGTGGATCTACCATTGTGAAACCATGTGCAGGATTGCTGGTTACCACAACTGTGGCCGGATTTAAAGTACTGCCACAATCAGTATCATTGGCAAGAACATTGACAGAAACAGGAACATTTACATCTGTAGTCTCACTGTCGTCAACAGCAACAGGACCGCCAGTTACAGTAACATTAAAGCTACAGCTCGAAACATTGCCATGAATATCAGTAACTGTCCAGGTTACAACTGTAGTACCAACCGGATATACACCACTGGCATTACCCGAATTATTATAGTTGTTAACCAAATTTTCAATACCGCAGTTGTCAGACACTGATGGAGCTGGAATCTCAATAATTGCATTACAATCGCTACCGGCTGCCAAGGTAACATCTTCTGAACATACAATTACCGGTGCTTCGTTATCAACAACAGTTACTATCATTGTGCACTGTGCTTCATTGCCATGAATATCAGTTACAGTCCA contains:
- a CDS encoding OmpA family protein: MKTKYWLLALLLMVISGSQVVAQKGKADRLFTAYNYAKAIPFYQKLADKNNKHVMHALTRLGDCYRLTSNFEASAKWYEKAIAQGPVEPLVYFNYAQALRSLGRYDEASALFSKYASLDSTDNRGLLFATYSNEVKQWTMPEYDYELINAENVNSSFADFSPVYYKDGIVFTSDRNAKSGEKRFGWTGAYYLDLFYSKLNKTEGNEQLLPGSPSLYAAAINQPYHDGPASFTNDFNTIYFTRVNRKSGELDSTRYYTNKLKIFSSTYADNKWAEPEPFYLNNDSWSVGHPTLTADGQTMYFVSDMPGGFGGTDLYCVKREGDKWGPAENLGASINTFGNEMFPYIHKDSILYFSSNGLPGLGSLDVYKSYKLNAGWTSPENLKAPVNSPADDFGIVIGDDETVGMISSNRQGGKGEDDIYMITIKERLPDFVMVSGLVREKESLELLSNSTVFAWNTLTDEVAILKTDAKGYYEIKVKPGTTFVMKAMKNGYSHDCLTVEIPAGTKEATLENRDLLLGKYKVDQIFRLENIYYDFDKWNIRSDASVELDKVVAFLNENPGIIVELGSHTDSRGSFKYNERLSDRRAESAVAYIISRGISDSRITAKGYGEYKLVNRCADGVKCTDQEHQDNRRTEIKITGVVEPDDTKAQQPLDIYKGGQIIGIKDLKSDFFISCNESMNTSSIK
- a CDS encoding type IX secretion system membrane protein PorP/SprF, whose product is MKKLAIILGLFLVTVSAMAQRDALYSQFMFNRLVINPAYSGSRDVLTMTLLNRYQWVGFGDGAPRTLTFSAHTPLRNENIGIGFYAYADQTGPFTDVGFMGNYAYRVRLLNGILSLGLQAGFNQVNVDWNKLDVRDQDDQVTMSQPRNKLQPDANFGIYYYTKSYYLGVSSKQLFESQYGKVDFENGLTTYATLARHFYGMAGAAIPLSDRIVFRPGMMFKYTENAPLNMDLNVSFLFNNLFWLGTSYRTNKNAITSKNAIVFMIEFNLSENWRLGYSYDTYLNEMKTHSQGSHEFMVSYDLNLFKPRMLTPRYF